The Astatotilapia calliptera chromosome 22, fAstCal1.2, whole genome shotgun sequence region aCAACTTTATCTCCTCTTCCAGTGTCACATAGAGACTGCTCCTTGCCTCTTCTCCACATCCTCAAAGACCTGATTAACAAAAGACTTCACCACCTGTTGAATTCTCCCCCTCTGGGTGTCACCAACTTTCTCACGATACCTGACTTTGTGCAATAGAGTTAAAGCTGAATCTTCCCCACATGTGAACCTCGAAGTGACCCAAAAGTGATATTACTAAAACATGTGACAAattcataaaataaaagatatttCCAGCACATTCCCACTCTTTGGATTACTCTGCTAATCACATCAATTCAGATTAcaattactttgttgaaataaatggattacacgtcttctcctgtttcatatgttaggctgtgCACTCTCTATGGTAATTCCACGCTGGTTGAAACCCAAAGAaaacattaagaggctctaatgtctgtgtctcaatcttgcgGCCCATGTCATCTCTACTTGCTGCCAGCAatatgacgtgaagaaatatttaaaaattattattcaaaaaatgatttaacatgaaggcaacaggcagagtgttacaggcatcgccctaaagaatgcagcctgatgggcagtgtagtccgtgctgcagggagaatggactgctgtacctgttatgtgtctgtgagcgcgaagagggagaaaaaggagagtagaaaagcacgagctgtcatcgagcagaaacgggagctggaagcatgtaaatataataataaccacagcagccaaacagagagcctgacgagcccagctgtaagtaagctgttaagactcgactggacactgtgttcgtgttttcctccgaaacaataagttctgctggagcagcctttcaacgcctctctctgtctcttacaAACTTGACCCaggcaacaaagtaaagctagttttcagctacgagccgacacgaacccgacggattagccagaggtccctttactacggttcggagccgcggacctgttttatatatgcgTTTGcagatcactgcaaaaagtgcagccttacctaatgtccacctactgatactcatttatattaagatgtaAAAATCGAGTTGTTATTGGTACGGCAAGTAggcttcagtaacagtaataaatcaaacagcaatagtacattcatgtagttgtaaaaagcatgatcatatattaagtaatccaaagtattcagaatacgttacaaaatacattttggggcatgtaatctgtaatctgtagtggaatacattttaaaagtaaccttcccaacactgcagacACTACATCACCAAACAGAAAGTGACCTGTTCAGGGCACGAAACCGAAGTCTTTCCAGTCTCACAGGTTGTCCtgttataaaaatatcaaattaaaacaGAGATGAATGATTCTGCGCTGTGGCCATGTTTAACTTTTGCATCCTGTGGTCAGCATCATGCATCAATGTGAATCACTGCAAGTTTTTTTGTACTGAGTTTTACAAAACTCTAAAATAGGTTTTGCAAATTGTACCTttcctctgattttttttaatgtctttcatTTTTGACGCCATGTTCAAATGTGCAGGttcttttttgggggaaatCTTTTCTATTCTGTCCTGTTGCTTACATGTAAGCGGTTCTTTGATTTGCTGACAGGTAGGTTTCTAAAACTTCTTTCAGGGTGAAGATTCTCTGAAACTCTGTTCATGTGTTTGAGTAGACAAGTacaacatttcttttcttcttcttttttaagtgAACAAGAGGAAATCAGATTTTGTCTTACAAGGACGAATGTCTGAGCCTTTATCTTCAGAcattgtttgcatgttttgttgGCATTTGGCAACACTTGGGGTTATATCACAAAGTACTGCTCTGGTTTGATCATGAAACATTTTCTTGCCTCTCTCAGTCAatgaacatgtttttgtaaaagaTTGCAGAAAATACCCAAATTTAAAAATCCCACACATCCTTCAATGTGTGGATGTGTCCtaaaacacaagaaagaaaacattttcataaacTGACTGATTAATTGATAAACAGCATCGACTATTTGATCCACCTACTTGTTGTTTTCAGTCAGTTCATTTCCATagagaggcactttgcatcagcagcaccatgctccagtgctctgggagagtttatagtcctgagagttgaacactggatgactgacagctgtccttcatcacaacagaagccacagaaatcctcctcatcaaaaacatgactttgatctgcgtcctcatctggactctcctctgctgctgcttcacaggtaaagtccagagaatcaaactcctctcctctatcaacatctgtccctctgaaatgaagcccacaaaaccatgaagctgctttatgtttttgtctctgtgtcctcagagtccagaggacagatcacagtgactcagcctggagcagtgagctctgctgtgggaggatCTGTGAGCATCAAGTGTACGACCAGTCAGGATGTTTATGTTTCTAGCAACTATCACTATTTAGCCTGGtaccaacagaaagatggagacGTTCCCAAACTGCTCATTAAGCGTGCTCATGAGAGAATATCAGGGATTCCAGCTCGTTTTATaggcagtggatcaaactctgacttcactctgaccatcagtggagttcaggctgaagatgcagcagtttattactgtcagagtTTTCACTGGCTGAACAGTCAAGGTGTGTtgacacagtgaaaaacagtcgtacaaaaacctccctcagtcagactgaacggaaactgaagtgactgctgcagctggaagatactgcagagactgatacagttcactgaggacacacacacacacacacacacacacacacacacacacacacacacacacacttgcttcCAATCTaaaaatagtttctttttttcttttccctaaaAATTAAGTAAAAATCAGTCAACATGTTCAACAAGTCAAAGAGTTATAGAGAAAACTTattgtgacctttgacctccattCCATACTAGAACCACCATAATATCATCTATGATTTGTTAAATTTGAACAGTTATCAGTAAAATAAGACCTTTAtgttaaaatatatgaaaataaaatcaataaatatcatacagctcaacataaaaaataaagtttaatttaaataatctAAACATAAATTCAGgctcaaaaacaaacactctgTTTACACTGTGAAAATCTgtcgtacaaaaacctctcAGCTGAAGAGGAACTGATCTGAAGCAACAGCTGCAGAACAAACTACAAGACTgggatttttagatttttaaaacattaacattattTTTAGATGACTGATGTTCTCTGCAGCCCATCAGTCTGACTCATTCTTAGTTTCTACATTTATAACAATAAGTTCAGATGAAAAGACGTAGCTGGAAGgtccacaaagaaaaaaatgttgtttttgctcattAAAGATTTTTATATTAATCCAAGTTGTAAAATATAACAAGCTGTCATTAGAAATACAAATACTGCTGTCAGTGTTTCTGCACTGATGAGCAGCTCTTTTCTATTTGTAAgctgttaaatattaaactgaTGCTTCTGTGGAGCTCAGCTGCAGTCCTTCATCACACAAATCCAGAAAATCATTGTAGTCACATCACAACTAGTGTCTATAATATTCTGATATTCTGCTGATTAACAAATCAAGCAAGCTGTTATAACAGTGTTTGTAGGGAATGTGTTCAGTGAAGATTTAGCCTCATTTGGATATTTCCAGCACAAACGAATCACTGTTACTGTTGTAAAAACCTAAAGTTATTTAGTCAGTTTCCAAAGTATTAATGTAGACagaacaaagaactaaaaagtTTCTCTTTCAAATAATATCTTACTAATGCTTAAAAGTGTGACATTAATATAAAGTCGTACAAAAATCTGAAACCACTGAAAATAAGATGTGATCATCCTCCTGACAGACCGTGGTCTTTTTCTTGTGTTAAGAGGTTTAGTGAAGTGAGTTTCTCTCATTTTGCTGTGAACACTAGAAGAGATTAACTTCTATATAAGTTGATTAAAGCAGACCTGTAGTCTCTCATCTGCCTGCATTCCTGTGTTTGTTCTGTTAGTCTGTTCTTAACATCATGTCCACTGTCGAGCTCAATTCTGTCGTCATTATTTGAGTCCAGTTATTGTCTCGCTGCCTTCTGTGAGTTACTCAGCctctgttttgtgtgctttaaatCTCAGACTCCTGATCTCCACCTCATCCTGACAATTAGAGATCCTCAGCTAAGTCTCCACCTGCTTCACCTCTGCCACCACCAGCTTCTAGACTCACCTCTGCTTTGTTGCCTCGTCAGAGTTTCACTGCCAAATAGTTCATTAATCAAACTTCAGTAAATCTTCATTTGAACTTGATTTAAATGATCTCTGTTTAAACATACAGATGACACCCTGCTCTTTAATTTTACTTATTAGGTTTTTGATCAGATTAAAATGTAGATCATAAAACAGCTTtgagactagaaaatatgaagAGCACACAGACAATCTATGGTTGACATGACCTCAACATCTTATAGAGAAATATTTAATATGtggattaaaaaatatatttaaccatGTTGACTACACATTACACTTGGTGTGTCtgtagacatttttattttggtctgtttaataaatgttacaaaatctttattttttaatgtgcatttaTTAAACTCACAGAGTCAAAGAACATGTTTTCTTGGTacgtttttattcttttaagagTTTGAAATATCAGCTTTACAACAGACACAAAAGGATGAAACTAGAGGAGATTGTTGCTCTGATTGTTGTCATTATGAGATGGAAACATGACTGtttgatgcttttttaaaaatctgcaaacacaaagaaacaaagagacagaagaaaaacagcatgaaagACTCAGTGATTGACATCAGGACTGGGAACACTGGTCTCTCCTCAGTATCTCTGAGACCAGAGACTGGGAGCCCTGGGTGGCCTCACAGGTCACAGAGCCCACCTTCCCCCACTGGTCTGCAGTGAGCGTCAGGGTGCTGCTCCAGCTGTAGAGGCCGTCATTCTGCAGCACTCCAGGAGTCCTGCTCTCCTCCcctctgatgctgctgctgccactgctgtcGCTCGTCTTCCAGGACAGACTCCAGTCTGAGGGGAAGCCCTTGTTGGCCACACACATGAGCGTGGCCTTCCCCTGCTCCAGCTCCTTGTTGGAGGGACCCAGCACCTTCAGGGCGGGGCGGGTATCACCTAGGAAACACAAATCAGCTTAGAGGACACGAACCACAATTTGAATTTCTCCGTTAAGAAGTTTCtgtcaggtgttttttctgctccaccagtcattcactcacacattgttTCAGTTCCCTTTCAGAAACCTCTCATGCATATCAGCACAGAGAGAATCATCACACAGTTTGAGCTAAAATATGTTCAAACTACACTGGAAATAAAAGAAGCAGATGTGGAAACATTTACAGCAGAAGTTtggctttaaaatgattagaaGTCTAAATCATGGACGACTGAAGAAATGAGTGGACACAAGCACAGAGCAGCTACTCATTCATGTAGATTTGAAATGTTATTGAACAGCTCACATGATTTCAAACTAAATCTGAAACATCTGACACgataaaaacatcagaaagcaAACTTTGACTcatccaaacagcagctgatgtGGTGGAAATTTACAAACTAATCATAAGATGATGAAGTTTACTCTTGTCTACATTTTACTGTGACAGAAATGTAGATTAAACAAGAGAAACTCGCAGAGCTCATCTGAATTAGTCCAGTAAAAAGGACAAACATCAAAaactaaattattttaaataaaaaaaatacttttgtctCATCTAAGCAGCCtaacaaataattattaaataaattgatacaatatttaataataaacacagtttAATTAACTTACTTCCAACATCCAGTCTGGTTCCTCCACCAAAAGTCcaccacagtgatacaaactcattgaggcgccgtacaaaaacctctgactgtaGAGAGACACGGCTCTCTGACTCTAACAGactaaattaaaactaaaagctCTCAAGACTTAACCagatgtatgtatatgtaaaatatcCTCAAGTCCACTCTGATGTTTTATATCATTTGttaatattcattttaacatttattctgaagctaactttgtttcttcatgaaaatttatgtaaaaattattttaccgAGTTTTTTTCTGGCacactgaacagaaaagtcaagaTAATTACAAgaaagaaatctgttaaaataaAAGCGGTTTAAGTTTGACTTACTTCCAACATCCAGTCTGGTTCCTCCACCGAACGTGtaccacagtgatacaaactcattgaggcgccgtacaaaaacctctgactgtagagagacacggctctctgactctgaaacaaacaaactcaccAATATGAATTCTTTAAATCATAATTTCAcgacatattattattataattatgaaataaaaatgaatgaaacacaataaaacaattttccaaaaatttaatttgcatttattttagaGTGTTTATCCAGTTTTGGTCCTCAGTAACCAAAAGGTTATGGCTGtgatatattgtgtattttagagttagaaaaatctaaaatagtgctgtcagcgttaatcttgttaaaatgacgttaacgccataaccacaTTAAGATCAAACCTGCACCACTCTTTTGGTCCACTGCAGTGTAGCAGTcaaaagaaaagtgaagtgGCCACAAATGGCCAGgaagatggcgccgagtatggcagcctcgtcgcgagctcccccaagcaacggctttcttctgtgtttaattttacttttcctttattttttcacgagcagcacttgtctccttgtgtacgaccgacaaaccttactggacataaaagacggtctttcttataactttccggagttcaagttttgcaacacggacgctccgtttgcagaccccccattcatctcacctgagacgcctttgttctctggccctggaggccgcaaacgccgacgcagagggagaagatctggcgttctggttcgacttagacggcgcacttacagaccaccgttacccagtttattactggctaatatgcagtctctggagaacaagctgtgcgagcttcgggcacggatctcattccagcgagagatgcgggactgctgcgtgatctgcctcacagaaacctggctatcggacaaagtaccggactccgcaatacaactgccggggttctctgtgcaccgcgcggacaggtcacaggatcttattgggaaaagcagaggcggtggtgtgtgtttcatgatcaacaacagctggtgtgattatgcgaacgtgcacccggtcaaatccttctgctcaccggacctggagtacctgttgattaagtgccggccattctggctaccgagggaatttacagcagtgattattacggctgtttacattcccccacaagccgacactgaccgtaCACTccgggaactgtacagcgcgatcagcagcgaggaaaccgcacacccagaggcagcgtttatcacagccggagactttaataagggaaacctgaagaaagtctcaccaaaactccatcaacacatccttttcaacacacgtggaaaccggcaactcgaccactgttacacctctttccgggatgcgtacaaagccctcccccgcgccccattcggccaatcagatcactgctccatcctgctcctgcccgcctacaggcagaagctgaaacaggaagctccaacccggagggcggtgcactgttggacggaccaatcggagtctgcgctgcgggactgttttgatcacgcggactgggaaatgtttcacgtggccgccagagacattgatgaatacacagactcagtctgtggatttatcaggaaatgcgtggaagatgtcgtcccatccagaacagtcaaatccttcccaaatcaaaaaccctggattaacggagatgttcgcgcggcactggcggcacggagcaccgcctttgcctccgcgaacacatcggactacaaacacgcacattaccaactccggaagacgatcaaagcagccaaacgtgagtacagggacagggtggagcaacagtttgacaaccctcggagtatgtggcagggactaaacacgatcacagactttagagggaaaaccagcacaccgcagaccacggcctctctgtgtgaggatctaaacgtattctacgctagattcgacacagcgaacaccatgagaccggacagtgtgcgcaccgcggatgacgtcagtgcgcacactgtgtctgaggaggatgtgcggaagtgcttcaggaaggtgaacgcacgcaaagctactggtccggacgggattcccggccgcgtcctcaggtcatgcgcggctcagctggctggagtgttcacgcacatcttcaacctttccctctctctgtctgtagtcccagcctgcttcaaaatggccaccatcgtccctgtacccaaatcctccaccatctcctcattgaacgactggcgacctgtagccctgacccccatcgtaagcaaatgcttcgagaagctggtcagggacttcatctgctctgcactacccgactcactggaccctctacagtttgcataccgccacaacaggtccactgatgatgccatagccctgacactacacactgccctgtcacacctggagaagagagacacgtatgtgagaatgctgtttgtagattacagctcagcattcaataccatcgttccctcgaagctggacaggaaactgcaggatctaggactgagcagctccctctgcagctggatccttagcttcctgtctgacagacgccaggtggtcagactgggcagcatcacctcatcccccatcacactgaacactggtgctccacaggggtgtgtactgagccctctcctgtactcactctacacctacgactgcacagccactaacaactccaacatcattgtgaagtttgcggacaacactacagtggtgggtcttatcaccaacggtgatgagacggcttacagggaggaggtcagcgccctgacccactggtgtcaagacaaccatctcaccctcaacgtcgcaaagacaaaggagttgatagtggacttccggaggtgcagagaagtacacacccccatcaccatcaacggcgctgctgtggagagagtgagcagcttccggttccttggagtacatctggctgaggatcttacgtggtcagtacacacaaacaaaacagtgaagaaggcgcagcagcgcctcttctttctcaggagactgaaaagattcggcatgagcccccgcatcctcaggaccttctatcactgtgccattgagagcatcctcactggatgcatcaccacctggtatggcaacagcaccgcctacaactgcaaagctctccagcgagtagtgcggtgctctgaacggataattggaggtgagcttccctcccttccctcccagtgtgcctgcacatgtgatgtgacaataaaagtgatttgatttgatttgatttgatttggatagagcccagagggttaatgcataaaatgtataaaaatattattgattaCAGGGTAATACATTAATGTTAATAGCAACTGTAAGCTTTTTACTTTGAAGTAAGAAGTATAAACAATGCTGTTACTGTCACAGGACCGAGTGGTCTGTACTGAACTGAACTCAGGCGCAGAAACCCAGAGCAGAGACAGCAGATGGtttaacaatattttattaGGCCTAAGCGCTCCAAATGTAGCAAGGACAAAAAAACCCTAACCCTGCAATTCTGGCTTGGAGGCAGaataaacagagagaaaaacagataaacaccatatacacatttaagttcaggttttagcagaaataacacGTTACAGTTAGCATGTAAGAGATTTGGGAGaaaattctttacaaaaacataatttaccaGACACTTTTATTAGTGACATACGTATCTAttgacatataacagacaatttaGCAAAGGCTAACTAACATCTGGGCAATAAAAAACAGAGCAGAATGTAAGTTTGTCTTTGTGACAAACGCTACAATGTTGATGCAGGTGGAATGAGAGACATAAATAAAGTGCAATATGCAATAAAGGGAACAATGTGCACTGATGTCAGATAGTGAAAAGTAGTGAAGTGAATTTGTTCAATAACAAGCAAAAATCTAATACGTTTGAAACTGACCACTAAAAGCTAACCAGAGGTGTCAAAAGTACACACATTGCAAGTTTAGATACTCGGGGGTCTGACCGTTGTTGTACGCTAACAAAGTGCCAACATAATCAGTGTAAGCAAACTAGATTCCTagaattatataattattaacAGCAAATTTACACATGACAGACTCTGTCCCAACCTTTATGATCCACTTGCAAGGTTTCCACAGACGATGATCCATGCAGGAACGCATTTCGGCCTACTGTAGAGAtcacgtgtttccggttagCATGGAGGTCACGTGCTTCCTGTTACTGTGGAGGTCGCAATATGGCGCTCCCCAGTGGCTGCAGCCCTTCTCTGTGCATGGGGCTGCACGCTGCTAACACGTTAACGATCTAACTGCGCTAATGCGTTGACGCCGTGCAGCCaacgcacggggcgatctgcGTTAACTCGCTAAGAGAGATTTGTAGTGTTAATGTAGTTGTGGCTTCAAcgtcattttaacacaattaacGCTAACAGCACTActctaaacattaaaatgtacttttaaccTACATTCACTAAACTTCAAACTGCAtcaaaaaactattttgtgTGTACTCCCACACACAGGTTACAAACGATAAGGAGCAGTTATTACACACTACATCACAAAACCTGTTCAGGGCATGAAACTCAAGTCTGTCCAGTGTCACAGGTTGTCCTGTTATTCTACAAAACATATACAAATGTGAAGTTAAAACAGAGATGAATGATTCTGAGCTGTGGTCAGGTTTAACTTTTGCATCCTGTGGTCAGCATTGTACATCATTGTGAATCACTGACAGTGTGTTTCACTGAGTGAGTTTTCTAAAAATCTAAAGTAAGTTTTACAAATTGAACCTTTCCtctgaatattttttaaatgtccttcacTTTTGAGGCCCTGTTTACATGTGCAGGCGTCTTTTGGAAAACAGACTTTTCTATTTATTCTGTCCTGCTTACATGTTAACAGAACTTTAGTCCAAGACAATCCAATACAAAAAGCACATGGCCcaaaaatcaaaagaatgaTAATCAATGAAGTTTCAATGAAACTCCAGAGG contains the following coding sequences:
- the LOC113015151 gene encoding uncharacterized protein LOC113015151 — translated: MEVILHGNPELLEIPSASALICYLVRAKETIQARELLDYSAHCGCSCQWTARLPFLLRLLSTVTFSVPDACQANVMHLRRVCVAKPLGAFLPWPHQRRHRFVCSSPPQASWLPPEFHRLFVSESESRVSLQSEVFVRRLNEFVSLWYTFGGGTRLDVGSDTRPALKVLGPSNKELEQGKATLMCVANKGFPSDWSLSWKTSDSSGSSSIRGEESRTPGVLQNDGLYSWSSTLTLTADQWGKVGSVTCEATQGSQSLVSEILRRDQCSQS